A genomic region of Pseudoalteromonas piscicida contains the following coding sequences:
- a CDS encoding GNAT family N-acetyltransferase: MRTNKIHFIQAKESDFDYLLALRKATMVPHLENAGLFLTEAEHKARVLYEYSSSHLIYINEKCVGLAKFKQREHDYYLFQLQIEPHQQGKGLGAQVIKSLIETHLTLPWVLTVLKANPAKRLYEKLGFVQFDDDEYEFHFRREPNP; encoded by the coding sequence TTGAGGACGAATAAGATTCACTTCATACAGGCAAAAGAAAGTGACTTTGATTACCTATTGGCACTGCGTAAAGCGACCATGGTGCCTCACTTAGAAAATGCAGGACTGTTTTTGACTGAGGCTGAACATAAAGCCCGAGTATTATACGAATACTCAAGCTCACATTTGATTTATATAAATGAAAAATGTGTTGGCTTGGCTAAGTTTAAGCAACGTGAACATGACTATTACCTCTTTCAGCTGCAAATAGAGCCCCACCAACAAGGAAAGGGGCTCGGTGCACAAGTCATAAAAAGCTTGATAGAAACCCACTTAACATTGCCTTGGGTATTGACGGTGCTTAAAGCGAATCCCGCGAAGCGTTTATACGAGAAGTTGGGATTTGTGCAGTTTGATGATGATGAATATGAGTTTCATTTTAGGCGTGAACCTAATCCCTAA
- a CDS encoding YaiI/YqxD family protein, translated as MAKQIWVDADACPVVIKEMLFRAAVRTSTTVTLVANQYLKTPPSPFIQKLQVPKGFDIADNEIVKRVNEGDLVITGDIPLADEVIEKKCTALNTRGELLTKENIKSRLNIRDFMDTMRASGVQTQGPPPLSQADKQNFANQLDTWITRNTKG; from the coding sequence ATGGCAAAACAAATATGGGTAGATGCCGATGCCTGTCCCGTGGTAATAAAAGAAATGCTGTTTCGCGCTGCAGTGCGTACTTCTACCACGGTTACATTGGTTGCAAATCAATATCTAAAAACGCCTCCGTCTCCTTTTATTCAAAAGCTTCAGGTTCCAAAGGGATTTGATATTGCGGATAACGAAATCGTGAAGCGCGTTAATGAGGGTGATTTGGTTATTACCGGCGATATTCCACTCGCAGACGAAGTCATTGAGAAAAAGTGCACTGCACTTAATACGCGCGGTGAATTACTGACGAAAGAAAACATAAAATCTCGCTTAAATATTCGTGACTTTATGGACACGATGCGTGCCAGCGGCGTACAAACTCAAGGGCCACCACCTTTGTCTCAAGCTGATAAACAAAATTTCGCCAATCAATTGGATACTTGGATCACCAGAAACACAAAGGGGTAA
- a CDS encoding GFA family protein → MAYKVSCLCKAVRVEIRGPISDIIHCHCSLCRKSTGTAYATNGFVQWSDFVILSGEEALNIFEFKPGRKRHFCKHCASPIFSSNESDPKRVRLRLGILDSDIKERPISHNFVSSKANWDDLDAPLPRYDAFEPSRDLSTTSGGNL, encoded by the coding sequence ATGGCTTACAAGGTGAGTTGTTTGTGTAAAGCGGTTCGAGTTGAGATCCGTGGACCAATCAGCGATATCATTCACTGCCATTGCTCTTTATGTCGTAAGTCTACAGGCACGGCTTATGCGACCAATGGCTTTGTACAGTGGAGTGATTTTGTGATTCTAAGTGGCGAAGAGGCACTAAACATCTTCGAGTTCAAACCTGGAAGAAAGCGTCATTTTTGCAAACATTGTGCAAGTCCAATTTTTAGTTCGAACGAAAGCGATCCAAAGCGGGTGAGGTTAAGACTTGGCATTTTGGACTCTGATATCAAAGAGCGGCCAATATCACATAATTTTGTCTCTTCAAAAGCCAATTGGGACGACTTAGACGCGCCGCTTCCTCGTTACGATGCATTTGAGCCTAGCCGCGATTTATCAACAACATCGGGAGGTAATTTGTGA
- a CDS encoding ACT domain-containing protein yields MTGISDLSQLLKDISPTLDVTPYVFCTVQKSLAECVIFNPIATFMEREGLTLVVTKQIADEHGLDYSCVMNKITLKVHSSLEAVGLTAAFSNALKNVDISANVIAGFYHDHIFVPVNDAKRAVHAIQTLAK; encoded by the coding sequence GTGACGGGTATTAGCGATTTATCGCAGTTATTAAAAGACATTTCGCCGACGCTTGATGTAACACCTTATGTATTTTGTACAGTGCAAAAAAGCCTTGCTGAGTGCGTAATTTTCAATCCAATTGCGACCTTTATGGAGCGCGAAGGGTTAACGCTGGTAGTCACCAAGCAAATAGCAGACGAACATGGATTGGATTACAGCTGTGTGATGAATAAAATTACCTTGAAAGTGCATTCGAGCTTAGAAGCCGTGGGGTTAACTGCTGCATTTTCTAATGCACTGAAAAATGTTGATATTAGCGCGAATGTAATTGCAGGCTTCTATCATGATCATATTTTCGTACCCGTAAATGATGCTAAGCGGGCGGTACACGCGATACAAACGTTGGCAAAATGA
- a CDS encoding HPP family protein, whose translation MKVYFKRMASKGVCPPRKPLKKILWSWVGAMVGILLITVISNLALPYGVGSALLIGSFGATAVLLYGAPMAEFSQPRNLLGGHFFSALLGVSIFILLGEESLFAAPLAVSLSIVVMHFTRTLHPPGGATALIAIIGGESVHNLGYMYAFYPVLVGALLMLLVALSVNNMSRNPKRHYPVYWF comes from the coding sequence ATGAAAGTTTACTTTAAAAGAATGGCCTCCAAAGGTGTGTGTCCTCCGAGAAAACCGCTTAAGAAAATCCTTTGGTCATGGGTTGGTGCAATGGTGGGGATCTTGTTGATTACGGTGATTTCTAACCTCGCTTTACCATATGGTGTTGGCAGCGCATTGCTCATTGGCTCTTTTGGTGCAACTGCCGTTTTACTCTATGGCGCTCCTATGGCAGAGTTCTCTCAACCGAGGAATTTACTGGGCGGGCATTTCTTTTCAGCTTTACTCGGCGTCAGCATTTTTATTTTGCTTGGAGAAGAGAGTCTGTTTGCAGCACCGCTTGCGGTATCGCTCTCAATTGTTGTGATGCACTTTACTCGAACCTTGCATCCACCCGGTGGAGCGACCGCGTTAATCGCCATTATTGGTGGTGAGTCTGTTCATAACTTGGGATATATGTATGCATTTTATCCCGTGTTGGTGGGGGCTCTGCTGATGCTATTGGTCGCGCTGTCTGTGAACAATATGTCGCGCAACCCCAAACGGCATTACCCAGTTTATTGGTTCTAA
- a CDS encoding GrpB family protein: protein MSKIEFVPYQLVPASFNPWREIFVEVAEEVMVALAHPELEFLHFGSSSFKVAGKGIIDISVLYKPGKLTQAVEHLKNLGFKDQHSDNPFPDTRPRKDIAVMYQGELFQVHAHAIEKGSEEHIKQEKFKAYMLSNPDARAEYETQKQLVIAQGIASQDEYGKAKAPFVKRTLKDIHFS, encoded by the coding sequence ATGTCAAAAATTGAATTCGTCCCTTACCAATTAGTCCCAGCTAGCTTTAATCCATGGCGTGAAATATTTGTTGAAGTGGCAGAAGAAGTGATGGTGGCATTAGCACACCCTGAACTTGAATTTCTACACTTTGGTTCAAGCTCTTTTAAGGTTGCTGGCAAAGGGATTATAGATATCTCTGTGTTATACAAACCCGGGAAATTAACACAAGCTGTTGAACATCTTAAAAATTTAGGCTTTAAAGATCAGCACAGCGATAATCCATTTCCTGATACTCGTCCGAGAAAAGACATCGCGGTGATGTATCAAGGTGAGCTTTTTCAAGTGCATGCTCATGCCATTGAAAAAGGGAGTGAAGAACATATAAAGCAAGAAAAGTTTAAAGCTTATATGCTCAGTAATCCTGACGCGCGTGCGGAGTATGAAACTCAGAAGCAATTAGTAATAGCGCAAGGTATAGCTTCTCAAGATGAGTATGGAAAAGCTAAAGCACCATTTGTAAAACGCACTTTGAAGGACATCCACTTTAGTTAA